Genomic segment of Xenopus laevis strain J_2021 chromosome 4S, Xenopus_laevis_v10.1, whole genome shotgun sequence:
ATCATAGGAGTCATCAAGATCATAGTAATAACCTTTAGAAACAGAAAGGCCACATTAGCCAGTATAACTGTAATTTTAAGCATAAACTCAGCTAAATTCACCAAATGACTGCCTAGCTCTGACATCCGCAACATATCCCTTTACTGctgaaaacaatatggcaacacCTGCTGaatagtgtataaataaaaaccatcagaagaaacaatattttgagcaaacaaaaagatttttttaccttTCTCCCTGGCTTCCTTCCGCCTTCGCTCCTCTAGATCTAACTTGCTGACCAGCCTTCGGTGTTGTTGCAGGAATTCATCATACACAAACATTGGATCACGAGTCCTTGATGGGGCTTGACGATATGACGTGCTGGGCTTGTGATGCAGGTTCACCTCAGCTGCTTGTCCAGATTGTTGGAGGGAGGTCCTCTGCTGATTCAGAAATGTTTGAGTTGACTTTTCTAGCTCAGCTAAGAATGGAGTATGCGTGTAACCTGCATGTTCCATGGCTGAAGACTCTCTTTGTGATTGATACTTCTCTGCCAACTCCCTTCTCCTTGACAACTCTTCGTCTTCCTGTTGGTGCTTCTCAAAACAAAAGGAACGCTCTACCTTAACTGGAGGCAACGTGTGTCGGTTAGGTTCATAGACAGTAGCAGTATGATTATGATTTGGCAGGGATTCTTGGCCACGGCGGTGCTCTGTAGAGCTTTCCATGAGTGAGACAGGGTTCCACAGTGAAGTTGGAGGAGTGTGCTGCAGAGGTTTAGGGGAGATAAGTGGTGGAGGACCTCCAAAATGCTGTAACTGCTCTCGGACAGTGACCTCACTGCGGCCAGGTATGAGTCTAAAAATGAAACATTGCAGTATATTTTATAAcctaaactatttaaaaatgaagtcagagtttattaaataaagagTTTTATGCACAGTGATCTTATGCCCCCAAAAGTGCCTCTTCTCCTGAATAAATGTCAATAACCTGACCAGCATTTCTTCAAAACTTAGACCTTCCATAAAGACCTTCTCTATTTTAGCAACACttctgctgactgccattgcttgctacagcgaAAGGTGTCCATATACGTATAAACGTTGTCATCAGCTACAAATGTTTTATAGGACTTTTCACTTGCCCCTTAGGAATTACAAACAAATTCAATCACAAGTTCAAATCATTTTACTATGATTACCTGATATTTTCTGGCCTACTTTCAGTCTCCAATTCGCTAAGAGGTCGCCCTCCAATGTCCAACTGCTGATCCAGCACTTGCTGACGAAATTCTGAGACCTGGTACTGGCGGTCTTCCTTCTCCTGTCTGAGACAGCGCTGCCTAGATAACCAtttttcctcttcctgtgtccTCTGGGCCAGAATGGAGGCTGCTGCACTGTTGTTGGGTGGAGTGAAGGGAGCATGATTGGAAATGAGGCTGGGTATAGAATGCTGCGTGCCCTGGGGTTGCTGTATAGGGTGCTGGACAAGCTTAGAAGATGGGATAGCGGATTCCTTCAGCTTCtctgcaagataaaaaaaaaataaagttttggcCTCTAAGCTATTCAGAAGACCATCTTAGGACATAAGGGACTACTAAATTGCTCCATCTGAATGTAACCATTTTGCCATCAGAAAAGTGCAATGCGATTTTacctgcaagtgaaaataaagcTTCACCACAGTTATGCAGAAGTATATTTCACATCTCTCTATTCTCTTACGTAGGATTTTTAGGGGTGTGTGCATGTGTAAATAGAGTAAACATTGtttttcaccctttcataaatatgcaatATAATGTGAAAGCTGTCATATACCCCAAAATATACCTATGACAGTCAGGGTCATTTTATGtgtcacaatataaaaatacGGATATAGACACGCAAGAACATGGATCAGGTCACCATGTCAGCTGCAGAAAGAATGTTCTGCATAAGTCCACTGTACAAATATTGGTTAAAAAGTTGAAGCACGgcaagttattaaaatatacctTTGTAATGGAATTAAAAGCAAAAAGGCTCAGCATTCAATGTACCCATTTGGAGCAGACAACCTACCATGTCTGTTTGAGGTGGCCTGTTCAGCAGGTTTTGTGCGCTCGTCTTGATGACCCCTGAGTGGATGGACCTCTGATTCAGGCAGAAATTGGTTCTCTATACTTTTCATGAGGCTGGCCTCCTTCTCTTTCAATCTTACGCGTTGTCTCTCCATTTCCCTCTCCCTTTCACGttccttctctctctccattTCTTTTTTCTCCCGCTCCCTTTCCCTCTCACGTTCCCGTTCTCTCTCACGGTCagcttctctctctttttctctctcccgctccctctctctttctcgcTGCCTTAGTTCTTCATCCATTTGAAGCCTACAGGATCAAGCATAAAAATAAtgtcaatgtatattttttttatttccccaaaATGCAGGTGCACCTCAGCAACCTTTTAACTTAAAGCCACATCTCTTTACATGGATTAAATGTATATAGTAAAATGTGGCTGCAAGGACTTGGGTTAACATCTGTGAAAATGGTGATGGTGAATTTAACACAGAACAAGCCAGTAAGACTATTTATCTTATCAAAAGCAAAAAGAGTTCCATCTTTATTTGGGGtatagtgacatttttttttcttacctctCTGCTGTAAGGCTCTGGATGCGTTCTGACTGCAGTGCAGACAATGATGAATGTGTGAGCTCTGTGGGATAACGGAGGTGAAGGTGCATAGATGGGTGCAAGGGAGGGAGAGATCCAGGGCTGTGAAGAGGATAAAACGGGGACCTCAGGGCAGACAAGCAGTAGGAATCATCCATTCTGGAATGACAAGAGTAAGAATATTGGAACATTTCATTATGACTGGACACCTACAATaactaatttaaaaacaaaaagacttATTTACCTAAATGCTGGGTGAGGAAAAGCGTGGTGGGCCAGATAACTGGGATGATAATATGCTGCCGCAGTTGCAGGATCCAGGCCAATATGGGGCATACGGAGATCTTCAGCTGTGTGGTATGGGCGGAAACTGCGCAGATATTCCTCAGTGACTGCACTCTGAGGGATCACATGAGGCAATGGCCGCTGCAAGCTGGAATCAGAAGAAAACCGTTGATCCTGCTTTTTCATAATGCCTACAATCCCTAGTAATAGGGAAAGTATCCAcagaaatgccatttattcaacTTATTACAGCAATGTCACAGAGTTGTTACACCCAGCTTCCACTAAATCCACCAAGTAATTTTTGATGGTTCACTTGCACAACCTGTGCTAAGAGCAGTTTAAGGGAATAAATAAGTCGCCTACTATTATGTTCTTCTCCATATGGTTCCAGTACCACTTTCACCtagttaattaatattaattaagccAAATCCCTTGATAATAGTAACCCATCAGACAACCCCCCACGGAGCACCCAATGGGTACTGTAAAAACACGGCACATGATCAGCATGGGGAAGAATGTCTGTATAACATATGCATACGCTTACAAACCAAGCTGGTGTAATGCTGAATAGTTATGAACAAATACCTAGTGAAAGGTGGCTTGAATGGCATTTCTGCATTTCTATATTAACCTAGCAGTTTGTATTTACAAAATAGTGAAATCAGCTCTATATATTCACTTGTACCTGTATAAgattttagggacatatttatctcAGTGTGATAAataaactagtaaaaaaaaacaaaaaaacacacaacagaCAAAGAGATCTTTGATATTTTCCTCTGATAGACTTTAGCCCtctgttcaccctttgataaatatacccgttTTGTGTATTAAAATCATCACATGTTACCTACCCCATATCAATTGGGAAGGGGAAGTTTAATTCGTAGATAACAGCACTGGTCTTTGTAAGTGGCATTCAACCTCATATGATCCTGGTCATTGGTCAAAGTACAACTGAATTTTTCCCGTCTTAACTACTATCCTACTTGTCAAATAACTAGAGTACAATATACAGGTGCATCGCTGAATATTATTCTGTGCTGCAGGGACTAGTAAAATGACTGCTCACTTTAAGGGCTGAAAGCGTGCATCTTGTACAACAGCGCTGGGTGGAATGGCAAAGGCATAAGCATTTCCAAGTAGGTGGGAGGGGACAGAGGTTGCGCCACTCTTCTCAGGAGGCAGTTGCGGTTCAGATAGAAGTCGTTCTCTGCTGAGGCTGCTGGCTCGGGAGGAAGCATCTGGCTGAGGGTAAAAGAAACAAACATTACAATCCGTTAACATTAACTGCAATATGCTGAGACTCTAGCAACCCAACTGATTACACAAATATACGTTATGCAGAAGTAGATCTATCAAGATAGTGGACTTTATACATGGCTCCCACCTCCACAGTCTGATTAAAACTACGACAGGAATAATCCACATTTCTATGTTGCGTTGAGATGCATCTACACTCCAATATTCCATTCTATCAGCTGCTCCAGGTCTACTGGCCAGTTTAATGCTTCATTTAATGTGTATATTCACACAATGTAACACTGCCACGCTTCTGTGTCTACAAAAGCTGTTGACACCTGTATTATAATGAAGACCAGATATAACACAGATACAGTATGTCCTTTCAGATTGTAAACTCCAACAAGCAGAGGCCTGAACCTTTTGTATCCATCAGCATATATATGTTTGGTGAATACTACCTTGTATTGGacagtgctgcagaataggtttattaaagtgatacggacactaaatTTCCTTTACAGAATATTACTCTACATCAAAAGTGATCTATAGGTCCCGTTGATCATTTTTCACCGAtagtttttgtaagtaattgtcacttgaagttcctaaacctgactgttttgcctacCGACTGTGTCAGTTATAGTTCccgctgcacaaatatggcagctccctcatagaggaacagggtagtaagaaaggtaatgtaaaagcatcaggcaaatactttcatggcaaaattataaataacattcaaagacaattttaatagataataaaaaaaaatgttattttctgctgtcagtatctctttaatagaaataaagcAAATTGGGTTGGCTGAATTTGGCCCCATTGCCCTAAATCAGGCTCATCAATTTCAGACCTATATATGGGCAGCTAtcaaataatgtaatttacacatttatatattaaatgacTTTCCAGTTCTGATGTTTTATGGTCCTTCACCAATATTTGTTATGTACCCAAACACGTCTTACAGTCTAGCTGTAAACGTTTTGGTTATTTGCAGAAATAACCCCCATCCTCAGTGAAGGAGATGGGACGCAACAAGCTGCCATTCTCTAGGGTGAACAAGTGTAGACAAGTGTGTACACAGTCTTTGTGCGTGGTGCATTTATACATGCTTGGACAGTAGTAGATTCACAACCCCACATAGGATGCTGGCAGATATACCCTcatcaaaatgtatttactaaGATAGAACAAGCAGGGCTCATTGAGCTGCTGAGACTCACTGGGAATCTATTCTCTCATCCACCAGACACATCAGCCATAATTAATTGAAAGAGATGGGGCCCGTTGATTGGAATTCTTAATGAGAACCAACATCTGTTCATGTCCcaggcctgtgtgtgtgtgcaagcccTCCCTCTGTTGAGCATCCCTGCCCCCAACCCAAACACCCTGCTGGGCTGTGCATTCAACCTTCCCTGAACTGTGACCTGCCTGCCAATATTAGGACTAGGGAAGAGGTCAAGAAGACCGTAATAggatagaaaaataacaataacggAGGATGCCAAGCCACTGAATACTGACTCAATGTGTATAGAGAACACCAACAGTATTTCTAAGGGAATTATTATTAATGTTGAATCTGCACAGTGAACTAAACAACAGGAAAACTATAACATGGATACAAATTATCAAAGATTTTCCTTCATCCGGGTTATGAAATACAGTGtctagtagtac
This window contains:
- the gse1.S gene encoding uncharacterized protein LOC100036836 isoform X6 codes for the protein MNHEPKSPSIGMLSTATRTTATVSPLTPSPLNGTLVPNGSPAANSALSVQSAPSSSFAAALRKLAKQAEEPRGSSISSESSPVSSPATNHSSPASTPKRGPMGPIIVPPTGHSVPNTPPVVTIAPTKTVNGVWRSEARQPDASSRASSLSRERLLSEPQLPPEKSGATSVPSHLLGNAYAFAIPPSAVVQDARFQPLNLQRPLPHVIPQSAVTEEYLRSFRPYHTAEDLRMPHIGLDPATAAAYYHPSYLAHHAFPHPAFRMDDSYCLSALRSPFYPLHSPGSLPPLHPSMHLHLRYPTELTHSSLSALQSERIQSLTAERLQMDEELRQREREREREREKEREADREREREREREREREKKEMEREKEREREREMERQRVRLKEKEASLMKSIENQFLPESEVHPLRGHQDERTKPAEQATSNRHEKLKESAIPSSKLVQHPIQQPQGTQHSIPSLISNHAPFTPPNNSAAASILAQRTQEEEKWLSRQRCLRQEKEDRQYQVSEFRQQVLDQQLDIGGRPLSELETESRPENIRLIPGRSEVTVREQLQHFGGPPPLISPKPLQHTPPTSLWNPVSLMESSTEHRRGQESLPNHNHTATVYEPNRHTLPPVKVERSFCFEKHQQEDEELSRRRELAEKYQSQRESSAMEHAGYTHTPFLAELEKSTQTFLNQQRTSLQQSGQAAEVNLHHKPSTSYRQAPSRTRDPMFVYDEFLQQHRRLVSKLDLEERRRKEAREKGYYYDLDDSYDESDEEEVRAHLRRVAEQPPLKLDTSSEKVEFLQIFGLTTQQDRERLLQEKRRKRRRMLRERSQSPPTVQNKRQTPPPHSPLSTRFSPDDLNKSPNLEEKKKFLTFFDLAHISAERRRDKEKLVEMLEAIKQKKSEAEASKTAPQCHTPPAPPTVAVSEEQVASQASVECDRPPSLPSTSGTVPLPEPVNPPEACPSDQKKPLDPIKVPPLPFAAPSAASGAPATEKPKQSEVIPAKRSLSILNFVRGKPPKESTVSPPQSVNGRSKSWGPFIAEEFAHQFHESVLQSTQKALQKHKGVSAIHCAEQNHKPDASVHYNIPELQHSSRPTAPRQNGQQVPGQAVVGHLQAQQETSTEEETTDEEEEEEEEPPRPKWQGIEAIFQAYHEHVEEQNLERQVLEKQCKRLETQHYNLSLTAEQLSHRMTDLMSQKQKVASERERLQAELEHFRKCLVLPTMPWSRGYFKGHHR
- the gse1.S gene encoding uncharacterized protein LOC100036836 isoform X8, with protein sequence MKGSSISSESSPVSSPATNHSSPASTPKRGPMGPIIVPPTGHSVPNTPPVVTIAPTKTVNGVWRSEARQPDASSRASSLSRERLLSEPQLPPEKSGATSVPSHLLGNAYAFAIPPSAVVQDARFQPLNLQRPLPHVIPQSAVTEEYLRSFRPYHTAEDLRMPHIGLDPATAAAYYHPSYLAHHAFPHPAFRMDDSYCLSALRSPFYPLHSPGSLPPLHPSMHLHLRYPTELTHSSLSALQSERIQSLTAERLQMDEELRQREREREREREKEREADREREREREREREREKKEMEREKEREREREMERQRVRLKEKEASLMKSIENQFLPESEVHPLRGHQDERTKPAEQATSNRHEKLKESAIPSSKLVQHPIQQPQGTQHSIPSLISNHAPFTPPNNSAAASILAQRTQEEEKWLSRQRCLRQEKEDRQYQVSEFRQQVLDQQLDIGGRPLSELETESRPENIRLIPGRSEVTVREQLQHFGGPPPLISPKPLQHTPPTSLWNPVSLMESSTEHRRGQESLPNHNHTATVYEPNRHTLPPVKVERSFCFEKHQQEDEELSRRRELAEKYQSQRESSAMEHAGYTHTPFLAELEKSTQTFLNQQRTSLQQSGQAAEVNLHHKPSTSYRQAPSRTRDPMFVYDEFLQQHRRLVSKLDLEERRRKEAREKGYYYDLDDSYDESDEEEVRAHLRRVAEQPPLKLDTSSEKVEFLQIFGLTTQQDRERLLQEKRRKRRRMLRERSQSPPTVQNKRQTPPPHSPLSTRFSPDDLNKSPNLEEKKKFLTFFDLAHISAERRRDKEKLVEMLEAIKQKKSEAEASKTAPQCHTPPAPPTVAVSEEQVASQASVECDRPPSLPSTSGTVPLPEPVNPPEACPSDQKKPLDPIKVPPLPFAAPSAASGAPATEKPKQSEVIPAKRSLSILNFVRGKPPKESTVSPPQSVNGRSKSWGPFIAEEFAHQFHESVLQSTQKALQKHKGVSAIHCAEQNHKPDASVHYNIPELQHSSRPTAPRQNGQQVPGQAVVGHLQAQQETSTEEETTDEEEEEEEEPPRPKWQGIEAIFQAYHEHVEEQNLERQVLEKQCKRLETQHYNLSLTAEQLSHRMTDLMSQKQKVASERERLQAELEHFRKCLVLPTMPWSRGYFKGHHR
- the gse1.S gene encoding uncharacterized protein LOC100036836 isoform X5 — protein: MKGMNHEPKSPSIGMLSTATRTTATVSPLTPSPLNGTLVPNGSPAANSALSVQSAPSSSFAAALRKLAKQAEEPRGSSISSESSPVSSPATNHSSPASTPKRGPMGPIIVPPTGHSVPNTPPVVTIAPTKTVNGVWRSEARQPDASSRASSLSRERLLSEPQLPPEKSGATSVPSHLLGNAYAFAIPPSAVVQDARFQPLNLQRPLPHVIPQSAVTEEYLRSFRPYHTAEDLRMPHIGLDPATAAAYYHPSYLAHHAFPHPAFRMDDSYCLSALRSPFYPLHSPGSLPPLHPSMHLHLRYPTELTHSSLSALQSERIQSLTAERLQMDEELRQREREREREREKEREADREREREREREREREKKEMEREKEREREREMERQRVRLKEKEASLMKSIENQFLPESEVHPLRGHQDERTKPAEQATSNRHEKLKESAIPSSKLVQHPIQQPQGTQHSIPSLISNHAPFTPPNNSAAASILAQRTQEEEKWLSRQRCLRQEKEDRQYQVSEFRQQVLDQQLDIGGRPLSELETESRPENIRLIPGRSEVTVREQLQHFGGPPPLISPKPLQHTPPTSLWNPVSLMESSTEHRRGQESLPNHNHTATVYEPNRHTLPPVKVERSFCFEKHQQEDEELSRRRELAEKYQSQRESSAMEHAGYTHTPFLAELEKSTQTFLNQQRTSLQQSGQAAEVNLHHKPSTSYRQAPSRTRDPMFVYDEFLQQHRRLVSKLDLEERRRKEAREKGYYYDLDDSYDESDEEEVRAHLRRVAEQPPLKLDTSSEKVEFLQIFGLTTQQDRERLLQEKRRKRRRMLRERSQSPPTVQNKRQTPPPHSPLSTRFSPDDLNKSPNLEEKKKFLTFFDLAHISAERRRDKEKLVEMLEAIKQKKSEAEASKTAPQCHTPPAPPTVAVSEEQVASQASVECDRPPSLPSTSGTVPLPEPVNPPEACPSDQKKPLDPIKVPPLPFAAPSAASGAPATEKPKQSEVIPAKRSLSILNFVRGKPPKESTVSPPQSVNGRSKSWGPFIAEEFAHQFHESVLQSTQKALQKHKGVSAIHCAEQNHKPDASVHYNIPELQHSSRPTAPRQNGQQVPGQAVVGHLQAQQETSTEEETTDEEEEEEEEPPRPKWQGIEAIFQAYHEHVEEQNLERQVLEKQCKRLETQHYNLSLTAEQLSHRMTDLMSQKQKVASERERLQAELEHFRKCLVLPTMPWSRGYFKGHHR
- the gse1.S gene encoding uncharacterized protein LOC100036836 isoform X7, whose translation is MFGLKPPLYYLPGSSISSESSPVSSPATNHSSPASTPKRGPMGPIIVPPTGHSVPNTPPVVTIAPTKTVNGVWRSEARQPDASSRASSLSRERLLSEPQLPPEKSGATSVPSHLLGNAYAFAIPPSAVVQDARFQPLNLQRPLPHVIPQSAVTEEYLRSFRPYHTAEDLRMPHIGLDPATAAAYYHPSYLAHHAFPHPAFRMDDSYCLSALRSPFYPLHSPGSLPPLHPSMHLHLRYPTELTHSSLSALQSERIQSLTAERLQMDEELRQREREREREREKEREADREREREREREREREKKEMEREKEREREREMERQRVRLKEKEASLMKSIENQFLPESEVHPLRGHQDERTKPAEQATSNRHEKLKESAIPSSKLVQHPIQQPQGTQHSIPSLISNHAPFTPPNNSAAASILAQRTQEEEKWLSRQRCLRQEKEDRQYQVSEFRQQVLDQQLDIGGRPLSELETESRPENIRLIPGRSEVTVREQLQHFGGPPPLISPKPLQHTPPTSLWNPVSLMESSTEHRRGQESLPNHNHTATVYEPNRHTLPPVKVERSFCFEKHQQEDEELSRRRELAEKYQSQRESSAMEHAGYTHTPFLAELEKSTQTFLNQQRTSLQQSGQAAEVNLHHKPSTSYRQAPSRTRDPMFVYDEFLQQHRRLVSKLDLEERRRKEAREKGYYYDLDDSYDESDEEEVRAHLRRVAEQPPLKLDTSSEKVEFLQIFGLTTQQDRERLLQEKRRKRRRMLRERSQSPPTVQNKRQTPPPHSPLSTRFSPDDLNKSPNLEEKKKFLTFFDLAHISAERRRDKEKLVEMLEAIKQKKSEAEASKTAPQCHTPPAPPTVAVSEEQVASQASVECDRPPSLPSTSGTVPLPEPVNPPEACPSDQKKPLDPIKVPPLPFAAPSAASGAPATEKPKQSEVIPAKRSLSILNFVRGKPPKESTVSPPQSVNGRSKSWGPFIAEEFAHQFHESVLQSTQKALQKHKGVSAIHCAEQNHKPDASVHYNIPELQHSSRPTAPRQNGQQVPGQAVVGHLQAQQETSTEEETTDEEEEEEEEPPRPKWQGIEAIFQAYHEHVEEQNLERQVLEKQCKRLETQHYNLSLTAEQLSHRMTDLMSQKQKVASERERLQAELEHFRKCLVLPTMPWSRGYFKGHHR
- the gse1.S gene encoding uncharacterized protein LOC100036836 (The RefSeq protein has 2 substitutions compared to this genomic sequence), giving the protein MNHEPKSPSIGMLSTATRTTATVSPLTPSPLNGTLVPNGSPAANSALSVQSAPSSSFAAALRKLAKQAEEPRGSSISSESSPVSSPATNHSSPASTPKRGPMGPIIVPPTGHSVPNTPPVVTIAPTKTVNGVWRSEARQPDASSRASSLSRERLLSEPQLPPEKSGATSVPSHLLGNAYAFAIPPSAVVQDARFQPLNLQRPLPHVIPQSAVTEEYLRSFRPYHTAEDLRMPHIGLDPATAAAYYHPSYLAHHAFPHPAFRMDDSYCLSALRSPFYPLHSPGSLPPLHPSMHLHLRYPTELTHSSLSALQSERIQSLTAERLQMDEELRQREREREREREKEREADREREREREREREREKKEMEREKEREREREMERQRVRLKEKEASLMKSIENQFLPESEVHPLRGHQDERPKPAEQATSNRHEKLKESAIPSSKLVQHPIQQPQGTQHSIPSLISNHAPFTPPNNSAAASILAQRTQEEEKWLSRQRCLRQEKEDRQYQVSEFRQQVLDQQLDIGGRPLSELETESRPENIRIIPGRSEVTVREQLQHFGGPPPLISPKPLQHTPPTSLWNPVSLMESSTEHRRGQESLPNHNHTATVYEPNRHTLPPVKVERSFCFEKHQQEDEELSRRRELAEKYQSQRESSAMEHAGYTHTPFLAELEKSTQTFLNQQRTSLQQSGQAAEVNLHHKPSTSYRQAPSRTRDPMFVYDEFLQQHRRLVSKLDLEERRRKEAREKGYYYDLDDSYDESDEEEVRAHLRRVAEQPPLKLDTSSEKVEFLQIFGLTTQQDRERLLQEKRRKRRRMLRERSQSPPTVQNKRQTPPPHSPLSTRFSPDDLNKSPNLEEKKKFLTFFDLAHISAERRRDKEKLVEMLEAIKQKKSEAEASKTAPQCHTPPAPPTVAVSEEQVASQASVECDRPPSLPSTSGTVPLPEPVNPPEACPSDQKKPLDPIKVPPLPFAAPSAASGAPATEKPKQSEVIPAKRSLSILNFVRGKPPKESTVSPPQSVNGRSKSWGPFIAEEFAHQFHESVLQSTQKALQKHKGVSAIHCAEQNHKPDASVHYNIPELQHSSRPTAPRQNGQQVPGQAVVGHLQAQQETSTEEETTDEEEEEEEEPPRPKWQGIEAIFQAYHEHVEEQNLERQVLEKQCKRLETQHYNLSLTAEQLSHRMTDLMSQKQKVASERERLQAELEHFRKCLVLPTMPWSRGYFKGHHR